Proteins from one Staphylococcus sp. IVB6214 genomic window:
- a CDS encoding LLM class flavin-dependent oxidoreductase, which translates to MKKIRYSALNLVPIREGSNEREAIDEMVQLAQSLEEKSYERYWIAEHHNAPTLVSSATSILIQHTLSHTNTLRVGSGGIMLPNHAPLVVAEQFGTLHQIYGDRLDIGLGRAPGTDMATANALRRDKHDGVYQFPEEVKQLIHYMGPDTKQGYVKAIPAVGSEIPVYVLGSSTDSAHLAAREGLPYVFAGHFAPQQMKEALAIYRELFEPSEYLDSPYVMVGLNVIMAETHDEALYLATTQAQMFTGITRGRMQKMQPPVKDLNSVMSPQEVAMADARIQQSLVGDKAAVKQQIKDFVNYYGEIDEIMGVSYIYDKEKQTLSYQYFKEVLDELNEEIE; encoded by the coding sequence ATGAAAAAGATTCGTTATTCCGCATTAAACCTTGTTCCAATCAGAGAAGGTTCCAACGAACGAGAAGCTATTGATGAAATGGTACAATTAGCACAATCATTAGAAGAGAAGTCATATGAACGCTATTGGATTGCAGAACATCACAACGCCCCAACGTTAGTGAGCTCTGCAACATCAATCCTCATTCAACATACATTGTCACATACGAACACGTTACGTGTTGGTTCAGGTGGTATTATGTTACCAAACCACGCCCCACTCGTTGTGGCAGAACAGTTTGGCACTTTACATCAAATATACGGTGACCGCCTTGATATCGGATTAGGACGTGCGCCAGGTACTGACATGGCAACAGCCAATGCGTTACGTCGTGACAAACATGATGGTGTGTATCAATTCCCTGAAGAAGTGAAACAACTCATTCATTACATGGGTCCTGATACAAAACAAGGATACGTCAAAGCCATCCCAGCTGTTGGTTCAGAAATCCCTGTCTATGTTTTAGGTTCATCAACTGACTCTGCGCATCTTGCAGCACGTGAAGGCTTACCTTATGTATTCGCAGGTCACTTTGCACCACAACAAATGAAAGAAGCTTTAGCTATTTATCGTGAACTTTTTGAGCCATCTGAGTATCTTGACAGCCCATACGTTATGGTTGGTTTAAACGTTATTATGGCAGAGACACATGATGAAGCTTTATATTTAGCTACAACACAAGCACAAATGTTTACAGGTATTACTAGAGGGCGCATGCAAAAAATGCAACCACCTGTGAAAGACTTAAACAGTGTTATGTCACCACAAGAAGTTGCAATGGCAGATGCACGTATTCAACAATCATTAGTTGGCGATAAAGCCGCTGTTAAACAGCAGATTAAAGATTTTGTAAACTATTATGGCGAAATAGATGAAATCATGGGTGTCAGCTACATCTATGATAAAGAAAAACAAACGCTATCTTATCAGTATTTTAAGGAAGTATTAGATGAACTAAATGAAGAAATTGAATAA